From a region of the Paenibacillus sp. R14(2021) genome:
- a CDS encoding PrkA family serine protein kinase, with the protein MDILKRISEYKAESEKLAWQGSFKDYIELLKQDPTPAMTAHARVYEMIESFGVVDEGAATKKYKFFEQEIFGLDRAVEKLVEEYFHSAARRLDVRKRILLLMGPVSGGKSTIVTMLKRGLEQFSRTSKGAVYAIKGCPMHEEPLHLIPNELRPEAERELGVRIEGNLCPSCQMRLKSEFGGNIENVQVERVLVSEENRIGIGTFSPSDPKSQDIADLTGSIDFSTITEFGSESDPRAYRFDGELNKANRGLMEFQEMLKCDEKFLWNLLSLTQEGNFKAGRFALISADELIIAHTNETEYKSFIANKKNEALQSRMIVMPVPYNLKVSEEEKIYMKLIGQSDMKHIHIAPHALRSAAIFSILTRLKETKKQGMDLVKKMRMYDGEEVEGYKEADLKEMQSEYIEEGMSGIDPRYVINRISSALIKQDLQCINALDVLRALKEGLDQHPSITKEERERYLNFISIARKEYDTLAKKEIQKAFVYSYEESARTLFENYLDNIESYCNWSKIKDPLTGEEMDPDERLMRSIEEQIGVSENAKKAFREEILIRISSYSRKGKKFDYYSHERLREAIEKKLFTDLKDIVKITTSTKTPDERQLKRINEVTKRLIDEHSYCPVCANELLRYVGSLLNR; encoded by the coding sequence ATGGATATTTTGAAACGAATTTCGGAGTACAAGGCGGAAAGTGAAAAACTGGCTTGGCAGGGGTCCTTCAAGGACTACATTGAGCTGCTGAAACAGGATCCAACTCCAGCCATGACTGCGCATGCTCGTGTCTATGAAATGATCGAGTCGTTTGGGGTGGTGGATGAGGGCGCTGCGACGAAGAAATACAAGTTTTTCGAACAAGAAATATTCGGCTTGGATCGTGCCGTTGAGAAATTGGTAGAGGAGTATTTTCATTCAGCAGCTCGGCGTCTTGATGTGAGGAAACGGATTTTGCTTCTGATGGGGCCGGTCAGCGGAGGCAAATCCACGATCGTGACGATGCTCAAGCGAGGCCTGGAGCAATTCTCCCGCACATCGAAAGGAGCGGTCTACGCGATCAAGGGCTGCCCGATGCACGAGGAGCCGCTTCATCTTATCCCGAATGAGCTTCGGCCTGAAGCAGAACGGGAGCTTGGCGTCCGTATCGAAGGCAATTTGTGCCCGTCGTGCCAAATGAGGTTGAAATCGGAATTCGGCGGCAACATTGAAAATGTTCAGGTTGAACGTGTGCTTGTATCGGAAGAGAACCGCATTGGTATAGGTACATTCAGTCCGTCTGATCCGAAGTCGCAGGATATTGCCGATTTGACGGGCAGCATCGACTTCTCCACTATAACCGAGTTCGGATCGGAATCCGATCCGAGAGCTTACCGCTTCGACGGCGAGCTGAATAAAGCAAACCGCGGCCTAATGGAATTCCAAGAGATGCTCAAATGCGACGAGAAGTTTCTGTGGAATCTGCTCTCGCTGACACAGGAAGGAAATTTCAAAGCCGGCCGATTCGCACTTATTTCGGCGGATGAGCTCATCATTGCGCATACCAACGAAACCGAGTACAAATCGTTTATCGCCAACAAGAAGAACGAGGCGCTGCAGTCCCGGATGATAGTCATGCCGGTCCCGTACAACTTGAAGGTGTCGGAAGAAGAGAAGATTTATATGAAATTGATCGGCCAGAGCGATATGAAGCACATTCATATCGCGCCGCATGCGCTCCGTTCGGCGGCCATCTTCTCCATCCTGACGCGATTGAAGGAAACGAAGAAACAGGGCATGGATCTCGTCAAAAAAATGCGCATGTACGATGGCGAGGAAGTGGAAGGCTACAAAGAAGCCGACCTGAAAGAAATGCAGAGCGAGTATATCGAAGAGGGCATGTCGGGCATCGATCCCCGTTATGTCATCAACCGGATCTCCAGCGCGTTAATCAAGCAGGATCTCCAGTGCATCAATGCGCTCGATGTGCTGCGCGCTCTGAAAGAAGGGCTGGATCAGCATCCTTCGATCACCAAGGAAGAACGCGAGCGGTATTTGAATTTCATCTCCATCGCAAGGAAGGAATACGATACACTGGCGAAAAAGGAGATACAAAAAGCCTTCGTATACTCCTATGAGGAGTCTGCCCGAACCTTGTTCGAGAACTACCTCGACAATATCGAATCGTACTGCAATTGGTCGAAGATCAAAGATCCGTTGACCGGCGAGGAAATGGATCCTGATGAACGCCTCATGCGTTCCATCGAAGAGCAAATCGGCGTATCCGAGAACGCGAAGAAGGCATTCCGAGAGGAAATTCTGATTCGGATCTCTTCCTACTCGCGCAAAGGCAAGAAATTCGACTATTACAGCCACGAACGCCTTCGCGAGGCGATCGAGAAGAAATTGTTTACGGACTTGAAGGATATCGTCAAGATTACGACGTCCACCAAGACGCCGGATGAGAGACAGCTGAAACGCATCAATGAAGTGACGAAGCGATTGATCGACGAGCACAGCTACTGCCCGGTATGCGCCAATGAGCTGCTGCGTTACGTGGGCAGCCTGCTGAATCGCTGA